In the Magnolia sinica isolate HGM2019 chromosome 15, MsV1, whole genome shotgun sequence genome, one interval contains:
- the LOC131226921 gene encoding uncharacterized protein LOC131226921: protein MTAILQRQGEPDPTAAERWRSKVKKIFDTMKCTGEQRVPFAMFLLQGEAKHWWALVSRAVGAEFEYTWEDFVNRFDQKFFPDHVHQQCTLKFETLVQGDMSVSQYEALFITLLRFMTYLVYDAGRKARRFENDLHFGLQSHVIGHMLLTFE from the exons atgaccgctattcttcagaGGCAG GGAGAGCCTGACCCGACGGCAGCGGAGCGATGGAGATCAAAGGTcaagaagatcttcgatactatgAAGTGCACAGGCGAGCAGCGGGTTCCATTTGCTATgtttcttcttcagggtgaggccaagCACTGGTGGGCATTGGTGTCCCGAGCGGTAGGGGCCGAGTTCGAGTatacttgggaggattttgtaaaCCGGTTTGATCAGAAGTTCTTTCCTGACCACGTCCATCAGCAGTGCACGCTTAAGTTCGAGACTCTTGTGCAGGGGGACATGtcggtgtcccagtatgaggccctTTTTATTACACTGTTAAGATTCATGACTTATCTTGTTTATGATGcggggcgaaaggcccgccgttttgagaacgacttGCATTTTGGCCTCCAGAGCCATGTCATTGGACATATGCTCCTGACATTTGAGTAG